A genomic window from Paucibacter sp. KCTC 42545 includes:
- a CDS encoding sensor domain-containing diguanylate cyclase, which produces MADVFLQRKEDLRALPRWLGAAAASALAALALRLTPQLAPQLTPPWPTLLQTLSLCALLACLFGAWRAWLRSLAAQMAREQDWQQIINEAIEAMPAGFELWDRRDRLLLCNQALRRLYPSVAAELQPGVSLHTVLQKALQSGAIQDAVGNETRWLEQRLAERGSRREPLLQQYADRWFHVYEQRTPSGYVVGLRLDVTELIHAQQALATTQSQAHHDRQLMERAIDAMPAGIEIYDEQDRLVLVNQRMVNWLPHRNNAQAVGKDYEALVQSSWFDDLLPSDPEARKQARQLNRQALRGQQDLTLLNQTPGGLWLKTTETRTPEGFVLTVRQDVSDLIHKEQALKASQAQLKAIIGTAGVSILTLNDDGVILSCNPAVERLFGYARAEMVGSAISLLIPDQSGEVFGTACEVTARHKSGQLLTVQLALAAVPDQDDDLFVAVLSDITQRKQFEQELQVANARLLRLSTTDSLTDLANRRLLMDRLDDEWRRGLRSGLPLSLALIDVDHFKLYNDHYGHQAGDQCLARVAEVLRKSASRPADLVARYGGEEFVILLAQTDADGALAVATRCRELLRAANISHANSPQGGLLTFSIGLVTQVPKPGSHIGQWLALADQALYQAKAEGRDRAVAAQPAASS; this is translated from the coding sequence ATGGCAGACGTATTCCTACAGCGCAAGGAAGATTTGCGCGCCCTGCCGCGATGGCTAGGTGCGGCAGCAGCATCGGCGCTGGCGGCACTGGCCCTGCGACTCACTCCGCAACTTGCCCCGCAACTCACCCCGCCATGGCCGACGCTGCTGCAAACGCTCAGCCTGTGTGCCCTGCTGGCCTGCTTATTCGGCGCCTGGCGGGCCTGGCTTCGCAGCCTGGCGGCCCAAATGGCGCGCGAACAAGACTGGCAGCAAATCATCAACGAAGCCATTGAGGCCATGCCGGCGGGCTTTGAGCTGTGGGACCGCCGCGACCGGCTGCTGCTGTGCAATCAAGCCCTGCGCCGGCTCTACCCCAGTGTGGCCGCCGAGTTGCAGCCTGGCGTGTCGCTGCACACGGTGCTGCAAAAAGCGCTGCAGAGCGGCGCGATTCAAGACGCCGTCGGCAATGAAACCCGCTGGCTGGAGCAGCGCCTGGCCGAGCGCGGCAGCCGCCGGGAACCGCTTTTGCAGCAATACGCCGACCGCTGGTTCCATGTCTACGAGCAGCGCACTCCTTCGGGTTATGTGGTGGGCCTGCGCCTGGATGTGACCGAGCTGATTCACGCCCAGCAAGCCCTGGCCACCACCCAGTCCCAGGCCCATCATGACCGCCAACTGATGGAACGTGCCATCGATGCCATGCCCGCCGGCATTGAAATCTACGATGAGCAAGACCGCCTGGTGCTGGTCAACCAGCGCATGGTGAACTGGCTGCCGCATCGCAATAATGCGCAGGCAGTGGGCAAGGACTATGAGGCGCTGGTCCAGTCCAGCTGGTTTGACGACCTGCTGCCCAGCGACCCAGAGGCGCGCAAGCAGGCCCGCCAGCTCAATCGCCAAGCCCTGCGCGGCCAGCAAGACCTGACCCTGCTGAACCAGACGCCGGGTGGCCTGTGGCTCAAGACCACCGAGACCCGCACACCCGAAGGCTTTGTGTTGACGGTGCGGCAAGACGTCAGCGACCTGATCCACAAAGAACAAGCCCTCAAAGCCAGCCAGGCCCAGCTCAAAGCCATCATCGGCACGGCCGGCGTATCCATCCTGACGCTCAATGACGACGGTGTGATCCTGAGTTGCAACCCGGCGGTGGAGCGCTTGTTTGGCTACGCGCGCGCGGAGATGGTGGGCAGCGCCATCTCCCTGCTGATTCCGGATCAAAGCGGCGAGGTGTTTGGCACGGCCTGTGAAGTAACAGCACGGCACAAAAGCGGTCAGCTGCTGACGGTACAACTGGCCCTGGCCGCCGTGCCGGATCAGGACGATGATTTATTCGTTGCCGTTTTGTCCGACATCACCCAGCGCAAACAGTTCGAGCAAGAGCTGCAGGTCGCCAATGCCCGGCTGCTGCGCCTGTCCACCACCGATTCACTCACCGACCTGGCCAACCGACGCCTGCTGATGGACAGGCTGGACGATGAATGGCGGCGCGGCTTGCGCAGCGGCCTGCCGCTGAGCCTGGCGCTGATTGATGTGGACCACTTCAAGCTCTACAACGACCACTACGGCCACCAGGCTGGTGATCAATGCCTGGCGCGTGTGGCCGAGGTGCTGCGCAAGAGCGCCAGCCGGCCCGCTGATTTGGTGGCGCGCTATGGCGGCGAGGAATTCGTCATCCTGCTGGCCCAGACCGATGCCGACGGCGCCCTGGCCGTGGCCACGCGCTGCCGCGAACTGCTGCGCGCCGCCAATATCAGCCATGCCAATTCCCCCCAGGGCGGGCTGCTGACCTTCAGCATCGGCCTGGTCACCCAGGTGCCCAAGCCGGGCAGCCATATCGGGCAATGGCTGGCCCTGGCCGACCAGGCCCTGTATCAAGCCAAGGCCGAGGGCCGCGACCGGGCTGTGGCCGCCCAGCCCGCCGCGAGCAGCTGA
- a CDS encoding ligand-binding sensor domain-containing protein — MANPAANRALAEPRFESVGVGRIPRDVVASLAQDREGFLWIATGDGLVRHDAYRFRPQERSSEQVAARNLGWLRAILAGRDGRLWIGSETDGLLVYDPRTEQVSNLHPERRRPLADSVGPKSAPLATVRALAEDQDGSIWVGTLGAGLDRFDPLSGEFQHYRHSQQAGSLDDDRVQALWLDRRGTLWVGTWAGLSRRVKGSDRFEPVLPELAGQTIQALFEDSGGQLWVGTQQGHLAVLDPDTLRASLLVDAAPSRAASPAGARVLGRGAVNSIVEVAGGQVWVGHASGIDVHEQKTLQLQRRLRHQAGRPAGLAGDEVIQLLVDRAGWVWVAGFGLGLQRHNPANQSIWVRGPDPADPPQASPLQNADVRSLLQLDSGEIWAATHAGAVAVLDSSLRVQGSLRPQAPVLDERPGARHDRSAAALLQATRITAMVQMGQAGAGAGHASAQGSGAGSVWLGAESVLYQYTRSGRQLRSLVHGGGMTRRLLAGSEGSLWIAAADGLYRLAPGAERTTRIALQDGQPLSGEVHVITEAPDHSYWVGSMKGLFRIPPGGQALEPVRSPVDTGLGNPVVLGLLFDRRQTLWVDTAVAGLHRMSAWDGRQASFERISERYGIVNRPYGANLLEDRRGRIWTQMHVYDPVSDRMDQLTPSDGVDIGTPWFFSFTPLQDGRMLFGGAKGVAVVEPEHFERPSHAPPLVVAELRINGERQHAGQLQSGLLLRPEQRSFSVEFAALDYALPGSSRYAYRLQGFDPDWIDTGADLRVASYSNLSPGDYLLQVRAHNRSGVASAQELAIAVKVLPAWWQRWWFLLIVLVLAAGLLFGLVQLRTRQLRMRQLWLERKVRERTQALEDASLSDPLTGLRNRRFLAHHIESDVGLSLRRHQTHQRKGHTSEAASADGGDLIFFLLDIDHFKQVNDEFGHAAGDAVLQQMRDRLRLVFRESDYLVRWGGEEFLIVARESSRAHAAELAARACAAVAEQPFRLDDGRLLSKTCSLGFACFPLAPAAPTALDWTQVINLADAALYQVKRGGRNGWLGAISCGGEDAAAVKASARQAWAHWVGSGDLRVAGSITSSPAPEKSGLT, encoded by the coding sequence ATGGCGAACCCTGCTGCGAATCGGGCGCTGGCCGAGCCGCGTTTTGAGTCGGTCGGTGTGGGCCGCATCCCCAGGGATGTGGTCGCTTCCTTGGCCCAGGACCGCGAAGGTTTTCTTTGGATAGCCACCGGCGACGGCCTGGTGCGCCACGATGCCTACCGCTTCAGGCCGCAGGAACGCAGCAGCGAGCAGGTGGCTGCGCGCAATCTGGGCTGGCTGCGCGCCATCTTGGCGGGCCGCGATGGGCGCTTGTGGATCGGTAGTGAGACCGATGGCTTGTTGGTCTATGACCCACGGACTGAGCAGGTCAGCAATTTGCACCCCGAGCGGCGGCGCCCGCTTGCAGACTCGGTGGGCCCCAAGTCGGCACCGCTGGCCACAGTGCGTGCACTGGCCGAAGATCAGGACGGCAGCATCTGGGTCGGCACCCTGGGCGCCGGGCTGGATCGCTTCGACCCGCTCAGTGGGGAGTTTCAGCACTACCGCCATAGCCAGCAAGCGGGCAGCCTGGATGATGATCGGGTGCAGGCCTTATGGCTGGACCGCCGCGGCACGCTCTGGGTAGGGACCTGGGCGGGCTTGAGCCGGCGGGTCAAGGGTTCGGATCGTTTCGAGCCGGTCTTGCCAGAGTTGGCCGGCCAAACGATTCAAGCCCTCTTTGAAGACTCTGGCGGCCAGCTCTGGGTTGGGACCCAGCAGGGTCACCTGGCCGTGCTCGACCCCGACACTTTGCGTGCCAGCTTGTTGGTGGATGCGGCGCCCAGCCGAGCGGCCAGCCCAGCCGGTGCGCGCGTGCTGGGTCGCGGCGCGGTCAACAGCATTGTCGAAGTGGCCGGGGGTCAGGTCTGGGTCGGCCATGCCTCGGGCATCGATGTGCATGAGCAGAAGACCCTGCAATTGCAGCGCCGCTTGCGCCATCAGGCGGGGCGTCCGGCGGGTCTTGCCGGCGATGAGGTGATTCAGTTGCTGGTGGACCGGGCCGGCTGGGTCTGGGTCGCAGGCTTTGGCCTGGGCTTGCAGCGCCACAATCCTGCCAACCAAAGCATCTGGGTGCGTGGGCCCGACCCTGCGGACCCCCCTCAGGCCAGTCCTTTGCAAAATGCCGATGTGCGCAGCCTCCTGCAGTTGGACAGTGGCGAAATATGGGCGGCCACCCATGCCGGCGCGGTGGCGGTGTTGGATTCGAGCTTGCGCGTCCAGGGCTCGCTGCGGCCACAAGCGCCAGTCTTGGATGAGCGGCCGGGTGCGCGCCACGACCGTTCGGCGGCCGCGCTGCTGCAGGCCACCCGCATCACGGCCATGGTGCAGATGGGCCAGGCCGGGGCGGGCGCGGGTCATGCATCGGCTCAGGGTTCGGGTGCGGGCAGTGTTTGGCTGGGCGCCGAGTCTGTGCTCTACCAGTACACGCGCAGCGGCCGGCAATTGCGCAGCCTGGTCCACGGTGGCGGCATGACCCGGCGCTTGCTGGCGGGCAGCGAAGGCAGTTTGTGGATCGCCGCAGCGGATGGCCTCTATCGGCTGGCGCCGGGGGCCGAGCGGACGACCCGCATCGCGCTGCAAGATGGGCAACCCCTCAGCGGTGAGGTGCATGTGATCACCGAGGCGCCCGATCACAGCTATTGGGTTGGCAGCATGAAGGGCTTGTTCCGCATCCCGCCGGGAGGCCAAGCGCTTGAGCCGGTGCGGAGCCCGGTCGACACGGGCTTGGGCAATCCGGTGGTGCTGGGCTTGTTGTTTGACCGCCGCCAGACCTTGTGGGTCGACACCGCCGTGGCCGGCCTGCATCGCATGAGTGCCTGGGACGGCCGGCAGGCCAGCTTCGAGCGCATCAGTGAGCGCTACGGCATCGTCAATCGGCCCTACGGTGCTAACTTGCTTGAAGACCGGCGTGGCCGCATCTGGACTCAGATGCATGTGTATGACCCGGTCAGCGACCGGATGGACCAACTGACCCCCAGCGACGGGGTGGATATCGGTACACCTTGGTTCTTTTCGTTTACCCCATTGCAGGACGGCCGCATGCTGTTCGGCGGCGCCAAGGGCGTGGCGGTGGTGGAGCCCGAACACTTTGAGCGCCCCAGCCATGCGCCACCCTTGGTGGTGGCCGAGTTGCGCATCAATGGCGAGCGCCAACACGCCGGGCAACTGCAAAGCGGGCTGCTGCTGCGGCCGGAGCAGCGCAGCTTCAGCGTTGAGTTTGCGGCGCTGGACTATGCCTTGCCGGGCAGCAGCCGCTATGCCTATCGCCTGCAAGGTTTTGATCCCGACTGGATAGACACCGGCGCAGACCTGCGTGTGGCCAGCTATAGCAATCTCAGCCCGGGTGACTATCTGCTGCAAGTGCGGGCTCATAACCGCAGCGGCGTGGCCAGCGCGCAGGAGCTGGCCATTGCGGTCAAAGTGTTGCCGGCGTGGTGGCAGCGTTGGTGGTTTTTGCTGATCGTGCTGGTCTTAGCGGCGGGGCTGTTGTTTGGCCTGGTGCAACTGCGCACCCGGCAGTTGCGCATGCGCCAGCTGTGGTTGGAGCGTAAGGTGCGGGAGCGCACGCAGGCGCTGGAAGATGCCAGCTTGTCAGACCCGCTGACCGGGCTGCGCAATCGGCGCTTTTTGGCCCATCACATCGAGTCCGATGTGGGCTTGAGCTTGCGCCGCCATCAAACGCATCAGCGCAAGGGTCACACATCTGAAGCGGCTAGCGCTGACGGCGGTGACCTGATCTTCTTCTTGCTCGACATTGATCACTTCAAGCAGGTCAATGATGAGTTTGGCCATGCGGCGGGAGATGCTGTCCTGCAGCAGATGCGCGACCGGCTGCGCCTGGTGTTCCGCGAGAGCGACTATCTGGTGCGCTGGGGCGGTGAGGAGTTCTTGATCGTGGCGCGTGAAAGTTCGCGCGCCCATGCGGCGGAGCTGGCTGCGCGCGCTTGCGCCGCGGTGGCGGAGCAGCCCTTCCGCCTGGACGATGGGCGCTTGCTCAGCAAGACCTGCTCGCTGGGTTTTGCTTGCTTCCCGCTCGCGCCGGCCGCGCCCACGGCACTGGATTGGACCCAGGTGATCAATCTGGCTGACGCTGCGCTCTACCAGGTCAAGCGCGGCGGCCGCAATGGCTGGCTGGGCGCGATCAGCTGCGGGGGCGAGGATGCCGCCGCTGTGAAAGCGTCCGCGCGCCAAGCCTGGGCGCATTGGGTGGGCAGCGGCGACTTGCGGGTGGCGGGTTCGATCACGTCGAGCCCAGCGCCCGAGAAATCCGGGCTGACCTGA
- a CDS encoding ligand-binding sensor domain-containing diguanylate cyclase — translation MFLLRSIPVLNPVRAVLRAGLALPQWLWRCGLILALCGLALPGEAQGLSPSEMAPRLESLGRMPNSVVSALAEDQAGFVWVGSAAGLMRFDGYSFRPLLLPGEGGADKRSLGFVRSLLVAKDGRLWVGTDSGGVVVHDPVSEAIQVLSSDAVGKPGGVPAGTILTLAEDRDGAIWVGSGLYGLARIDPVNLASRSYRHSDRAGSLPDDRVHAALVDRQGDLWVGGFAGLARKRAGSETFESVRLPGLSRLDSQPLVLRLLEAEDGQIWVATQQGDLLLLSAGSREPRLIERGGSRGAIYALMSANAQQVWVGRASGVELRAAADGRVEQVLRHNPRNPATLSGNEVRSLLRDRAGSVWVGGFGSGLQRYNADNKSIGVRRLDDSDDAVFEDPSARALLELSNGDIWVGTTAHGIGILDAQLNLKRQLQLDTRPPEHRNAATMPPMRVAAMTQIRDGSIWIGSESRLLRVNERGQLLQSLSVGQGRVRRMVLGRDGVLWVGTQDGLQKLDPGQAELQRLGQAAGEPLRGDINAIVEAPDGTVWVGGETGLYRLSAGAQALEKVRSQAGRGLANATITGLLLDRRQQLWVDTAVGLHKMAAWDGQSAAFDRISERHGIAGRAFGANLLEDGLGRIWSQVYVYDPNRDHLHELTPADGADAGTTWFRSYTQLRNGRFLFGSGKGLMLVDADQFQTWTYQPPVVATELRIDGERVNVGRLQQGLTLAPNQRGFSLEFSALDYSDPSRCRYAYWLEGFDSGWIEAGAALRVASYNNLSPGKYRLRVKASNRSGLWSPHELSIPVQVLPAWWQSWWALLLFGLMAVFVLLTLVRWRTAVLERRQRALEERVLERTAELEQLSKALQEKTQALEEQSLSDPLTGLRNRRFVTQHIEADVAMSLRRHEDSARQGVAAPDDADLVFFLLDIDHFKDINDRFGHAAGDLVLQQMRDRLRLVFRESDYLVRWGGEEFLIVARESSRAHAAELAARACAAVAEQPFRLDDGRLLSKTCSLGFACFPLAPAAPTALDWTQVINLADAALYQVKRGGRNGWLGAISCGGEDAAAVKASARQAWAHWVGSGDLRVAGSIAPGQAPENSGPA, via the coding sequence TTGTTCTTGCTTCGATCGATTCCTGTTCTGAACCCTGTGCGTGCGGTGCTGCGCGCTGGCTTGGCCCTGCCACAGTGGCTTTGGCGCTGCGGCTTGATCCTGGCCTTGTGCGGCCTGGCTTTGCCGGGGGAGGCGCAAGGCCTATCGCCGTCCGAGATGGCGCCGCGCCTGGAGTCCTTGGGGCGCATGCCCAATAGCGTGGTGTCCGCGCTGGCGGAAGACCAGGCGGGTTTTGTCTGGGTCGGTTCGGCGGCCGGGCTGATGCGCTTTGATGGCTATAGCTTCCGGCCGCTGCTGCTGCCGGGCGAGGGCGGGGCCGACAAGCGCAGCCTGGGCTTTGTGCGCAGCTTGCTGGTGGCCAAGGATGGGCGGCTGTGGGTCGGCACCGACAGCGGTGGCGTGGTCGTGCATGACCCCGTCAGCGAGGCCATCCAGGTGCTGAGCAGCGACGCGGTGGGCAAGCCTGGCGGGGTGCCGGCCGGCACCATCCTGACCCTGGCCGAAGACCGCGATGGCGCCATCTGGGTCGGCAGTGGCTTGTACGGCCTGGCGCGCATTGATCCCGTCAATTTGGCCTCGCGCAGCTATCGGCACAGTGATCGCGCCGGCAGCCTGCCGGACGATCGCGTGCATGCGGCCTTGGTAGATCGCCAAGGGGATTTGTGGGTTGGCGGTTTCGCCGGCCTGGCGCGTAAGCGTGCTGGCAGTGAGACCTTCGAAAGTGTGCGTTTGCCAGGGCTTAGTCGCTTGGATTCACAGCCTTTGGTGCTGCGACTCTTGGAGGCCGAGGACGGGCAGATCTGGGTGGCGACTCAGCAAGGCGACTTGCTGCTGCTGAGTGCGGGCAGCCGCGAGCCCAGGCTGATTGAACGCGGCGGCAGTCGCGGTGCGATCTATGCCTTGATGAGCGCCAATGCCCAGCAAGTCTGGGTAGGCCGAGCCAGTGGCGTCGAGCTGCGCGCGGCTGCGGATGGGCGTGTGGAGCAGGTGCTGCGCCACAACCCGCGCAACCCGGCCACCTTGAGCGGCAATGAGGTGCGCAGCCTCTTGCGCGACCGGGCCGGCTCGGTTTGGGTGGGTGGCTTTGGCAGTGGTTTGCAACGCTACAACGCCGACAACAAGAGCATCGGCGTGCGCCGCCTGGATGACAGCGATGACGCGGTGTTTGAAGACCCCAGCGCGCGCGCCTTGCTGGAGTTGAGCAATGGCGATATCTGGGTCGGCACCACGGCGCACGGCATCGGCATTCTGGACGCGCAGCTCAATCTGAAACGGCAGCTGCAGCTGGACACGCGACCGCCGGAGCATAGAAACGCGGCCACCATGCCGCCGATGCGGGTGGCGGCGATGACGCAGATCCGTGACGGCTCGATCTGGATCGGCTCGGAGTCGCGGCTTTTACGCGTCAATGAACGCGGGCAGCTATTGCAGTCGCTGAGCGTGGGCCAGGGCCGCGTGCGCCGCATGGTCTTGGGCCGCGACGGCGTGCTGTGGGTGGGCACCCAAGATGGTTTGCAGAAGCTCGACCCAGGCCAAGCCGAGCTGCAGCGCCTGGGCCAGGCCGCGGGTGAGCCCCTGCGTGGCGACATCAATGCCATCGTTGAAGCGCCGGACGGCACGGTGTGGGTGGGCGGCGAGACCGGCTTGTACCGCTTGAGCGCCGGTGCGCAAGCGCTGGAAAAAGTCCGCAGCCAAGCCGGCCGGGGGCTGGCCAATGCCACCATCACCGGGCTCTTGTTGGACCGCCGCCAGCAGCTGTGGGTGGACACCGCCGTTGGCCTGCACAAGATGGCGGCCTGGGACGGCCAATCGGCGGCCTTCGATCGCATCAGCGAACGCCACGGCATTGCGGGGCGCGCCTTCGGCGCCAATTTGCTGGAGGATGGGCTTGGCCGCATCTGGAGCCAGGTCTATGTCTATGACCCGAACCGGGACCATCTGCATGAGCTGACGCCGGCCGATGGGGCTGACGCGGGCACGACCTGGTTTCGCTCCTATACCCAGTTGCGCAACGGGCGCTTTTTGTTTGGCTCCGGCAAGGGCTTGATGCTGGTGGATGCGGATCAGTTCCAGACCTGGACCTATCAGCCGCCGGTGGTCGCCACCGAATTGCGCATCGATGGTGAACGCGTCAATGTCGGGCGCTTGCAGCAGGGCTTGACGCTCGCGCCCAATCAACGGGGCTTCAGCCTGGAGTTTTCTGCCCTGGACTACAGCGACCCCAGTCGCTGTCGCTACGCCTATTGGCTGGAGGGCTTTGACAGCGGCTGGATCGAGGCTGGCGCGGCGCTGCGGGTGGCCAGCTACAACAACCTCAGCCCCGGCAAATACCGCTTGCGCGTCAAGGCCAGCAACCGCAGTGGCTTGTGGAGCCCGCATGAGTTGAGCATTCCGGTGCAAGTCTTGCCGGCGTGGTGGCAATCCTGGTGGGCGCTGCTGCTGTTCGGACTGATGGCGGTGTTTGTGCTGCTGACGCTGGTGCGCTGGCGCACCGCGGTCTTGGAGCGGCGCCAGCGTGCGCTGGAAGAGCGAGTGCTTGAGCGCACAGCGGAGTTGGAGCAGCTGTCCAAGGCCTTGCAAGAGAAAACGCAGGCCTTGGAGGAGCAGAGCCTCTCCGACCCCCTCACCGGCCTGCGCAACCGGCGTTTTGTGACTCAGCATATCGAGGCCGACGTGGCCATGAGCTTGCGGCGGCACGAGGATTCGGCGCGCCAGGGCGTGGCGGCGCCGGATGACGCCGATCTGGTGTTCTTCCTGCTCGACATCGACCACTTCAAGGACATCAATGACCGCTTCGGTCATGCAGCCGGAGACTTGGTGCTGCAGCAAATGCGCGACCGGCTGCGCCTGGTGTTTCGCGAGAGCGACTATCTGGTGCGCTGGGGCGGTGAGGAGTTTCTGATCGTGGCGCGTGAAAGTTCGCGCGCCCATGCGGCGGAGCTGGCCGCGCGCGCCTGCGCAGCGGTGGCGGAGCAGCCTTTCCGCCTGGACGATGGGCGCTTGCTCAGCAAGACCTGCTCGCTGGGCTTTGCCTGCTTCCCGCTCGCGCCGGCCGCGCCGACGGCACTGGATTGGACCCAGGTGATCAATCTGGCCGATGCCGCCCTCTACCAAGTCAAACGCGGCGGCCGCAATGGCTGGCTGGGCGCGATCAGCTGCGGGGGCGAGGATGCCGCCGCTGTGAAAGCGTCTGCGCGCCAAGCTTGGGCGCATTGGGTGGGCAGCGGTGACTTGCGGGTGGCGGGTTCGATCGCGCCGGGCCAAGCGCCCGAGAACTCCGGGCCGGCCTGA
- a CDS encoding potassium channel beta subunit family protein → MQYRRLGRSGLQVSELSLGSWITYHNQVGTKAATEMLAQAFDAGVNFFDNAEVYASGQSEVVMGEAFKALNWPRLNYIVSTKFFWGLSREGNTVNRKDTLNRKYLMQAIDGSLKRLQLDFVDLVYCHRPDPHTPIEETVRAMHDMITQGKALYWGTSEWSASDIRAAWEIAERHHLHKPVMEQPQYNLFHRKRVETEYARLYEDLGLGLTTWSPLASGLLTGKYKAGVPEGSRGALENMSWMREGLTDAVKNAAVAQLEAIAAELGGNVAQLAIAWVNKNPHVSTVILGASKASQLTDNLGALALTPKLTPEVMARIDEISKPLAQ, encoded by the coding sequence ATGCAATACCGTCGTCTGGGCCGTAGCGGCCTGCAAGTCTCTGAGCTGTCGCTGGGCTCTTGGATCACGTATCACAACCAGGTCGGCACCAAGGCGGCCACCGAGATGCTGGCCCAGGCCTTCGATGCCGGCGTGAACTTCTTCGACAACGCCGAGGTCTATGCCTCCGGCCAGAGCGAAGTGGTGATGGGCGAGGCCTTCAAGGCGCTGAATTGGCCGCGCCTGAATTACATCGTCTCGACCAAGTTCTTTTGGGGCCTGTCGCGCGAAGGCAATACGGTCAACCGCAAGGACACGCTCAATCGCAAATACCTGATGCAGGCGATTGATGGCTCGCTCAAGCGCTTGCAGCTGGACTTTGTGGACCTGGTCTACTGCCATCGCCCCGACCCCCACACGCCGATCGAGGAAACCGTGCGCGCCATGCACGACATGATCACCCAGGGCAAGGCGCTTTACTGGGGTACTAGCGAATGGTCGGCTTCCGACATCCGCGCCGCCTGGGAAATTGCCGAGCGCCACCACCTGCATAAGCCGGTGATGGAGCAGCCGCAGTACAACCTCTTCCACCGCAAACGGGTCGAGACCGAATATGCCCGCCTGTACGAAGACCTGGGCCTGGGGCTGACCACCTGGAGCCCGCTGGCCTCCGGCTTGCTGACCGGCAAGTACAAGGCCGGCGTGCCCGAGGGCAGCCGCGGCGCGCTGGAAAACATGAGCTGGATGCGTGAAGGACTCACCGACGCGGTCAAGAACGCCGCCGTGGCGCAGCTGGAAGCCATCGCGGCCGAGCTGGGTGGCAATGTGGCCCAGCTGGCCATTGCCTGGGTCAACAAGAACCCGCATGTCTCCACCGTGATCCTGGGCGCCAGCAAGGCCAGCCAGCTGACGGACAACCTCGGCGCCCTGGCGCTGACGCCAAAGCTCACGCCCGAGGTGATGGCGCGCATCGACGAGATCAGCAAGCCTCTGGCGCAGTGA